In Polyodon spathula isolate WHYD16114869_AA chromosome 47, ASM1765450v1, whole genome shotgun sequence, a single window of DNA contains:
- the LOC121306286 gene encoding nuclear RNA export factor 1-like, producing MVSRKITDKDSYKVCVVLFSFLNVFDSAVRERFPKLLRLDGHSLPLPIAFDIEAPTTLPPGKGSYFGSDDIKSLILRFLEQYYSVYDSADRQPLLDAYHDGASFSLAVPFTTQNPSRSSLGEYLKDSRNLKKLNNPAARFRLLKHTRLMVVAFLNELPKTQHDVSSFVVDVSACTNTLLSFTVTGVFKEVDGKAQDSVRAFSRVFVTVPAGNAGLCIVNDELFVRNASTEEIRRAFATPAPTPSSSPVPSLSAPQQDMLSAFSLQSGMNLEWTQKCLQDNEWDFNRAAQIFTQLKAEGKIPDVAFIK from the exons ATGGTTTCCAGGAAGATCACAGACAAGGACAgctacaaggtgtgtgt TGTCCTTTTCTCTTTTTTGAATGTGTTCGACAGTGCCGTCCGTGAGAGGTTTCCCAAGCTGCTGAGACTG GATGGGCACAGCCTCCCCCTTCCCATCGCCTTCGATATCGAAGCCCCGACGACGCTCCCTCCAGGCAAG GGCAGTTACTTTGGCTCCGATGACATCAAGAGCTTGATCCTGCGCTTCTTGGAGCA GTATTACAGTGTGTATGACTCTGCGGACAGGCAGCCTCTGCTGGATGCCTATCACGATGGAGCCAGCTTCTCCCTCGCTGTGCCCTTCACCACGCAGAACCCCTCcag GAGCAGTCTGGGGGAGTATCTGAAAGACAGCCGGAACTTGAAGAAACTGAACAATCCTG ccgcTCGGTTCCGTCTGTTGAAGCACACAAGGCTGATGGTGGTGGCTTTCCTGAACGAGCTCCCCAAGACGCAGCATGATGTCAGCTCCTTCGTGGTGGACGTGAGCGCGTGCACT aacaCTCTGCTGAGTTTCACAGTCACTGGAGTGTTTAAGGAAG TTGATGGCAAGGCCCAGGACTCTGTGAGGGCGTTCTCGAGGGTGTTTGTCACGGTGCCTGCTGGGAACGCTGG GCTGTGCATTGTGAATGACGAGCTGTTTGTTCGCAACGCCTCGACGGAGGAGATCCGCAGAGCCTTCGCCACGCCGGCCCCCACCCCCTCCAGCAGCCCCGTGCCCAGCCTC TCTGCCCCGCAGCAGGACATGCTCTCCGCATTCTCCCTGCAGTCCGGCATGAACCTGGAGTGGACGCAGAA GTGTCTCCAGGATAACGAATGGGATTTTAACAGGGCTGCTCAGATCTTCACTCAGCTGAAG GCGGAAGGGAAGATCCCAGATGTTGCTTTCATAaagtga
- the LOC121306258 gene encoding heterogeneous nuclear ribonucleoprotein U-like protein 2 — protein MMVGMPGAGKSHWARTHMAENPDKRYNVLGTSNILARMRDLQSQPQSEGLQCDQKELFLQHATQCLSQLIQIAARKRRNYILDQANVYSSAQRRKLLRFQGFCRRAVVVCPSDEEWKRRLGEQQREEGEEVAETSLLKVKVSFTLPSPCEFLEEVLYSDLLKEEVETLSLSALSLCLSAVSFTLPSPCEFLEEVLYSDLPKEEVETLSLSQPCLSVSLQ, from the exons ATGATGGTAGGGATGCCTGGCGCTGGGAAGTCTCACTGGGCCCGGACCCACATGGCAGAGAACCCAGACAAGCGCTACAACGTACTGGGAACCAGTAACATCCTGGCACGCATGAGG GATCTCCAGTCTCAGCCCCAGTCTGAGGGGCTCCAGTGTGATCAGAAGGAGCTGTTCCTGCAGCACGCCACACAGTGCCTCAGCCAGCTGATCCAGATTGCAGCACGCAAGAGAAGGAACTACATCCTGGACCAG GCGAATGTGTACAGCTCTGCCCAGCGTCGCAAGCTGCTCCGGTTTCAGGGGTTTTGTCGCCGGGCGGTGGTGGTGTGCCCCAGCGATGAGGAGTGGAAGAGGAGGCTAGGCGAGCAGCAgcgagaggagggagaggaggtggcagagaccTCTCTGCTCAAAGTCAAGG tgaGCTTCACCCTGCCCTCTCCCTGCGAGTTCCTCGAGGAGGTTCTGTACTCTGATCTCCTGAAGGAGGAGGtggagactctctctctctcagccctgtctctctgtctctctgcagtgaGCTTCACCCTGCCCTCTCCCTGCGAGTTCCTCGAGGAGGTTCTGTACTCTGATCTCCCGAAGGAGGAGGtggagactctctctctctctcagccctgtctctctgtctctctgcagtga